One Bosea sp. 685 DNA segment encodes these proteins:
- a CDS encoding SprT family zinc-dependent metalloprotease, translating into MRLSLFKRQPDPDRIEVPHAGTIYPVAVKRRASARRMTLRVSQATGEITLTLPERADFATGRLFAEKHGGWIAARLAKRPLSVPFEPGQSIPYRGAPHRIVHWSKVRGVTHATTDKDGAAIIAVAGEAVHVPRRVKDFLRRAALEDLERAVRTHTATLGIPARKITIRDTTSRWGSCSSKGHLNFSWRLILAPPLVLDYLAAHEVAHLKEMNHSHRFWTLTHKLCPRTEEAEAWLKRHGAGLHGFG; encoded by the coding sequence ATGCGGCTCTCTCTGTTCAAGCGGCAACCCGATCCCGACAGGATCGAGGTTCCCCATGCCGGCACGATCTACCCGGTCGCGGTGAAGCGGCGGGCGAGCGCGCGCCGCATGACCTTGCGCGTCTCGCAGGCGACGGGCGAGATCACGCTGACCTTGCCCGAACGCGCCGATTTCGCCACGGGCCGGCTATTCGCCGAGAAGCATGGCGGCTGGATCGCGGCGCGCCTCGCCAAGCGGCCGCTATCGGTTCCGTTCGAGCCCGGCCAGAGTATCCCCTATCGCGGCGCGCCGCACCGCATCGTGCATTGGTCGAAGGTGCGCGGCGTCACCCATGCGACGACCGACAAGGATGGTGCGGCGATCATCGCGGTGGCGGGGGAGGCCGTGCATGTGCCTCGCCGCGTCAAGGATTTCCTGCGCCGCGCCGCGCTCGAGGATCTCGAGCGCGCCGTCAGGACGCACACGGCGACGCTCGGCATCCCGGCACGCAAGATCACCATCCGCGACACCACCAGCCGCTGGGGTTCGTGCTCGTCCAAGGGCCATTTGAACTTCTCCTGGCGCTTGATCCTGGCGCCGCCGCTGGTGCTCGACTATCTCGCCGCCCATGAGGTCGCCCATCTCAAGGAGATGAACCATTCGCACCGCTTCTGGACCCTGACCCATAAGCTCTGCCCGCGCACGGAAGAGGCGGAAGCCTGGCTCAAGCGCCATGGCGCGGGGCTGCACGGCTTCGGCTGA
- a CDS encoding aldo/keto reductase, whose amino-acid sequence MDYRQLGASGLKVPALSFGCGTFGGEGPLFSAWGDTDVAQAKRLVDICLEAGVTLFDTADVYSSGASEAILGEALEGRRNQALISTKLGLPLGDGPLQAGTSRLRLIAGVEAALKRLRTDRIDLLQLHAFDAATPVEEVLSALDALMRAGKLLYVGASNFSGWQLMKSLAAADRHGWPRYVAHQVYYSLVGRDYEWELMSLGLDQKVGAMVWSPLGWGRLTGKLRRGQPLPAGSRLHESADFGPPVDDERLYAIVDVLDALAEETGKSVPQIALNWLLRRPSVSSVIIGARNEEQLRQNLGAVGWSLTPEQVARLDGASAVTPAYPHYPYWREGGFRQINPPPV is encoded by the coding sequence ATGGATTATCGACAGCTCGGCGCATCCGGCCTGAAAGTCCCCGCCCTCAGCTTCGGCTGCGGCACCTTCGGCGGCGAGGGCCCGCTCTTCAGCGCCTGGGGCGACACCGATGTCGCGCAGGCCAAGCGCCTCGTCGACATTTGCCTGGAGGCGGGCGTCACGCTGTTCGACACGGCCGATGTCTATTCCAGCGGCGCGTCGGAGGCGATCCTGGGCGAGGCGCTGGAGGGCCGGCGCAATCAGGCGCTGATCTCGACCAAGCTCGGTCTGCCACTGGGCGACGGCCCCTTGCAGGCGGGCACCTCGCGCCTGCGCCTGATCGCGGGCGTCGAGGCGGCGCTGAAGCGCTTGCGCACCGACCGCATCGACCTGCTGCAGCTCCACGCTTTCGACGCCGCGACGCCGGTCGAGGAGGTCCTGAGCGCGCTCGACGCGCTCATGCGGGCCGGTAAGCTGCTCTATGTCGGCGCCTCCAACTTCTCCGGCTGGCAATTGATGAAGTCGCTCGCCGCCGCCGACCGCCATGGCTGGCCGCGCTATGTCGCCCATCAGGTCTATTACTCGCTGGTCGGGCGCGACTATGAATGGGAGCTGATGTCGCTCGGGCTCGATCAGAAGGTCGGCGCGATGGTCTGGAGCCCGCTCGGCTGGGGCCGCCTGACCGGCAAGCTCCGCCGTGGCCAGCCGCTTCCCGCCGGCAGCCGCCTGCATGAAAGTGCCGATTTCGGCCCGCCGGTCGACGATGAGCGGCTCTACGCCATCGTCGATGTGCTGGATGCGCTCGCAGAGGAGACCGGCAAGAGCGTGCCGCAGATCGCGTTGAACTGGCTGCTGCGTCGCCCGAGCGTCTCCAGCGTCATCATCGGCGCGCGCAATGAGGAGCAACTGCGCCAGAATCTCGGCGCTGTCGGCTGGAGCCTGACGCCCGAGCAGGTCGCGCGGCTCGATGGGGCGAGCGCGGTGACACCGGCCTACCCGCATTATCCCTATTGGCGCGAAGGCGGATTCAGGCAGATCAACCCGCCGCCGGTGTGA
- a CDS encoding MmcB family DNA repair protein, with product MSLTDTRLNPPPTRPDITRAVCRGAGRHLRERGYAIVKEMTFANGRRGDIVALSPAGELLVVEVKSGIEDYRVDGKWPDYRDYCDGFLFAVAPEFPREILPEDVGLIVADAYGGEMLRDAPRHPLSGSRRKALTIAFAKLAAGRLALLEDPGL from the coding sequence ATGTCCCTCACCGACACCCGCCTGAACCCGCCACCGACGCGGCCCGACATCACCCGCGCCGTCTGCCGTGGCGCGGGCCGGCATCTGCGCGAGCGCGGCTACGCCATCGTCAAGGAGATGACCTTCGCCAATGGCCGGCGCGGCGATATCGTCGCGCTCTCGCCTGCCGGTGAATTGCTCGTGGTCGAGGTTAAATCCGGGATCGAGGATTACCGCGTCGACGGCAAATGGCCGGATTATCGCGACTATTGCGACGGCTTCCTCTTCGCGGTCGCGCCGGAATTCCCGCGCGAGATCCTGCCTGAGGATGTCGGGCTGATCGTCGCCGACGCCTATGGCGGCGAGATGCTGCGCGACGCGCCCCGCCACCCGCTCAGCGGCTCCAGGCGCAAGGCGCTGACCATCGCCTTCGCCAAGCTCGCGGCCGGGCGATTGGCGCTGCTGGAGGATCCGGGGCTTTAG
- a CDS encoding multidrug effflux MFS transporter gives MKLRPDTLAMTAVLAMLTALGPLSTDFYLPSLPEIVRVMETDVAGAQATLSSFLFGYAGGQVIWGPLSDRLGRKPILLAGLALFLLATLACALAPSIGALTAARAVQAFGASGPIVLGRAMVRDLYEGPRAGREMARMGMIMGLVPAVAPVLGGLLQDAFGWRSTFVASLVFALGLAATIILVMPETLRARTPGALSIPAIFRGFGVLLQNRAFRVYVGLTALAYAGLFAFISGSSFVLIGIYGLSPVQYGLSFGFGVLGFIGGTILAQRLVGSRGLDGVIAIGVACLAGGGVAMLICVAAGIGGPFGVVVPMALYACGIGLTMPQSQASAMMPFPDRAGAASSFNGLCQMLLSACVGLLVGHALKGTALPLPLVMSALGVAALVLFKASAAVRAEKT, from the coding sequence ATGAAACTCCGTCCCGATACGCTGGCGATGACCGCCGTCCTCGCCATGCTGACGGCGCTTGGGCCGCTCTCGACCGATTTCTACCTGCCGTCGCTGCCTGAGATCGTGCGGGTGATGGAAACGGATGTCGCGGGCGCGCAGGCGACCTTGTCCTCCTTCCTCTTCGGCTATGCCGGCGGTCAGGTCATCTGGGGCCCGCTCTCCGACCGGCTCGGCCGCAAGCCCATCCTGCTCGCCGGGCTGGCCCTCTTCCTGCTGGCGACGCTGGCTTGCGCGCTCGCGCCTTCGATCGGGGCGCTGACGGCGGCGCGCGCCGTCCAGGCCTTTGGCGCGTCCGGCCCGATCGTGCTCGGCCGCGCCATGGTGCGCGATCTCTATGAGGGGCCGCGCGCCGGCCGCGAAATGGCGCGCATGGGCATGATCATGGGGCTGGTGCCGGCGGTCGCGCCGGTCCTGGGCGGCCTCTTGCAGGACGCTTTCGGCTGGCGCTCGACCTTCGTCGCCTCGCTCGTCTTCGCGCTCGGCCTCGCCGCGACGATCATTCTCGTCATGCCCGAGACGCTCAGGGCGCGCACGCCCGGCGCCCTCTCCATCCCCGCGATCTTCCGCGGCTTCGGCGTGCTGCTGCAGAACCGCGCCTTTCGCGTCTATGTCGGCTTGACGGCGCTGGCCTATGCCGGGCTCTTCGCCTTCATTTCGGGCTCGTCCTTCGTGCTGATCGGCATCTACGGCCTGTCGCCGGTGCAGTATGGCTTGTCCTTCGGCTTCGGCGTCCTCGGCTTCATCGGCGGCACCATCCTCGCCCAGCGCCTCGTCGGCTCGCGCGGGCTGGACGGCGTCATCGCGATCGGCGTGGCCTGTCTCGCCGGTGGTGGCGTGGCGATGCTGATTTGCGTCGCGGCTGGTATCGGCGGGCCGTTCGGCGTGGTCGTACCGATGGCGCTCTATGCCTGCGGCATCGGGCTGACCATGCCGCAGTCGCAAGCCTCGGCGATGATGCCGTTTCCCGACAGGGCGGGCGCGGCCTCGTCCTTCAACGGGCTCTGCCAGATGCTGCTTTCGGCCTGCGTCGGGCTTCTCGTCGGCCATGCCCTGAAGGGCACGGCGCTGCCGCTGCCGCTGGTGATGTCGGCGCTCGGCGTGGCCGCGCTGGTGCTGTTCAAGGCAAGCGCTGCGGTTCGGGCCGAAAAAACCTAG
- a CDS encoding glycosyltransferase family 4 protein: MDSFLAPLLILIAAAAISAVLCIALRPLLTRYALARPNARSSHSIPTPQGGGIAVLAGAFLALGFSLLFGPGLLLSSLPAGAQNDLLLVGAAAILLAIVGAWDDIRPLPASLRLVLQAACVGLVIVYAAPGLRLFPDLMPLALERAVALLAGVWFVNLVNFMDGIDWITIAGIVPLTGALALAGQAGALDLGSGWLAAALCGGLIGFAPFNKPRARLFLGDVGSLPIGLLTAYLLYRLAGTGAFAAALILPLYHLCDATLTLLRRLARGEKIWEAHRSHLYQQATTNGFSVLGVVTRIAMLNLILIALAALSLRIPGLWGQLACLAVALLLTAALLRSFARPKAVHG, encoded by the coding sequence TTGGACAGCTTTCTCGCCCCCCTCCTGATCCTGATCGCCGCGGCCGCCATCTCGGCCGTGCTTTGTATCGCCTTGCGGCCGCTGCTCACGCGCTATGCGCTTGCGCGCCCCAATGCACGCTCCAGCCACAGCATCCCGACGCCGCAGGGCGGCGGGATCGCGGTCCTGGCCGGGGCTTTCCTGGCGCTCGGGTTCAGCCTGCTGTTCGGTCCCGGCCTTCTGCTCAGCTCACTCCCAGCCGGGGCGCAAAACGATCTCCTGCTGGTCGGCGCTGCTGCGATCCTGCTCGCCATCGTCGGCGCCTGGGACGACATCCGGCCGTTGCCGGCGAGCCTGCGGCTGGTGCTGCAAGCAGCCTGCGTCGGGCTTGTCATCGTCTATGCCGCGCCCGGCTTGCGGCTGTTTCCCGATCTCATGCCGCTCGCGCTGGAGCGAGCCGTGGCACTGTTGGCCGGTGTCTGGTTCGTCAATCTCGTCAACTTCATGGACGGGATCGACTGGATCACCATTGCCGGCATCGTGCCCCTGACCGGCGCCTTGGCGCTGGCTGGACAGGCGGGCGCGCTCGATCTGGGCAGTGGCTGGCTGGCGGCGGCGCTCTGCGGCGGGCTGATCGGCTTCGCGCCCTTCAACAAGCCCCGCGCCCGGCTCTTCCTCGGCGATGTCGGCTCGCTGCCGATCGGCCTGCTCACCGCCTATCTGCTCTACAGGCTTGCCGGAACCGGCGCCTTCGCGGCGGCGCTGATCCTGCCGCTCTACCATCTCTGCGACGCCACCCTGACGCTGCTGCGCCGATTGGCGCGTGGCGAAAAAATCTGGGAGGCGCATCGCTCGCATCTCTATCAGCAGGCGACCACGAACGGCTTCAGCGTGCTCGGCGTCGTCACGCGCATCGCCATGCTGAACCTGATCCTGATCGCGCTGGCTGCGCTCAGCCTGCGTATCCCCGGCCTCTGGGGGCAGCTCGCCTGCCTTGCGGTGGCGCTGCTGCTGACCGCGGCTCTGCTGCGCAGCTTTGCGCGCCCGAAGGCCGTCCATGGCTGA
- a CDS encoding ActR/PrrA/RegA family redox response regulator transcription factor: MQDVLSEAAPTETLADMSLLLVDDDKPFLTRLARAMEGRGYLVRTAESVSAGLAAVEEAAPAFAVIDLRLADGNGLDVIARLKERRPDARGIVLTGYGNIATAVSAVKLGAFDFLAKPADADEIHSALAASRNARPMPPENPMSADRVRWEHIQRVYELCSRNVSETARRLGMHRRTLQRILAKRAPR; encoded by the coding sequence ATGCAAGATGTGCTGAGCGAAGCCGCCCCGACCGAAACGTTGGCGGACATGTCCCTGCTGCTGGTCGACGACGACAAGCCGTTCCTGACCCGGCTGGCGCGCGCCATGGAGGGACGCGGCTATCTGGTGCGGACCGCTGAAAGCGTCTCGGCCGGGCTTGCCGCCGTCGAAGAAGCCGCCCCGGCCTTCGCCGTGATCGATCTGCGCCTCGCCGACGGCAACGGACTCGACGTGATCGCGCGGTTGAAGGAACGCAGGCCCGACGCGCGCGGCATCGTGCTGACCGGCTATGGCAATATCGCGACCGCCGTCAGCGCCGTGAAGCTCGGCGCCTTCGACTTCCTCGCCAAGCCCGCCGACGCCGACGAGATCCATTCGGCCTTGGCCGCCTCGCGCAATGCCCGCCCGATGCCGCCGGAAAACCCGATGTCGGCCGACCGGGTGCGTTGGGAGCATATTCAGCGCGTCTATGAATTGTGCAGCCGCAATGTCTCGGAGACGGCGCGCCGGCTCGGCATGCATCGGCGCACCTTGCAGCGCATCCTGGCGAAGCGCGCCCCGCGATAG
- a CDS encoding ActS/PrrB/RegB family redox-sensitive histidine kinase: protein MTPPDFLESALARSSRHLRLDTLVRLRWLAISGQSLAVAGVHFGLGFVLPFGWCFAVIAVSAWLNIALRIRFPLSHRLTAGAATALLAFDIIQLAALLYLTGGLQNPFSILFLAPVMISATALPPQRTLLLGMLGVALATGLSFAHLPLPWAGEGRPVLPPYYQAGNWIALVLGLGFTGIYAWRVAKEARDLSDALTATELVLAREQHLSQLDGLAAAAAHELGTPLATIALVARELSRLAPAEGEMAEDIALLREQVERCRGILGKLTSLQDDDGSPLDELSLRLLIEEAAGPQRPFGMPFEIAMQGEKPEPICRRNPGMIYGLGNIVDNAVDFAQAAVTITARWDDSQVTLIIADDGPGFPADVLMRAGEPYLTHGAGENRAGGGLGLGLFIAKTLLERGGAAIEFSNLPAPASGASIRISWSRAVFEAGLRPQGATNPGASALHRAG, encoded by the coding sequence GTGACGCCCCCCGATTTCCTGGAGTCGGCGCTCGCGCGGTCGAGCCGGCATTTGCGCTTGGACACGCTGGTCAGGCTGCGCTGGCTCGCGATCTCGGGCCAGAGTCTGGCTGTGGCGGGCGTGCATTTCGGGCTCGGCTTCGTCTTGCCCTTTGGCTGGTGCTTTGCCGTCATCGCCGTCTCGGCCTGGCTCAATATCGCGCTGCGCATCCGCTTTCCGCTCAGCCACCGCCTGACGGCGGGTGCTGCGACCGCGTTGCTGGCCTTCGACATCATCCAGCTCGCCGCGCTGCTCTACCTCACCGGCGGATTGCAGAACCCGTTCTCGATCCTGTTCCTCGCGCCGGTGATGATCTCGGCGACGGCGCTGCCGCCACAGCGCACCTTGCTGCTCGGCATGCTCGGCGTGGCGCTGGCGACAGGGCTCAGCTTCGCGCATCTGCCGCTGCCCTGGGCCGGCGAGGGCCGCCCGGTGCTGCCACCCTATTACCAGGCCGGAAACTGGATCGCGCTCGTGCTGGGCTTGGGATTTACCGGCATCTATGCCTGGCGGGTCGCCAAGGAGGCGCGCGACCTCTCCGACGCGCTCACCGCCACCGAGCTCGTGCTGGCGCGCGAGCAGCATCTCTCGCAGCTCGACGGGTTGGCCGCCGCCGCAGCCCATGAGCTCGGCACGCCGCTCGCCACGATCGCGCTGGTGGCGCGCGAGCTCTCGCGCCTGGCGCCGGCGGAAGGCGAAATGGCCGAGGACATCGCGCTGCTGCGCGAGCAGGTCGAGCGCTGCCGCGGCATCCTCGGCAAACTCACCTCGCTGCAGGACGACGATGGCAGTCCTTTGGACGAGCTGTCGCTTCGCCTGCTGATCGAGGAAGCGGCCGGGCCGCAACGCCCCTTCGGCATGCCCTTCGAAATCGCGATGCAGGGCGAGAAGCCCGAACCCATCTGCCGCCGCAACCCAGGCATGATCTATGGCCTCGGCAACATCGTCGACAATGCGGTCGATTTCGCCCAGGCGGCCGTGACCATCACGGCGCGCTGGGATGACAGTCAGGTCACGCTGATCATCGCCGATGACGGGCCGGGCTTTCCAGCGGACGTGCTGATGCGCGCCGGCGAACCTTACCTCACCCATGGCGCGGGCGAGAACCGCGCCGGCGGCGGGCTGGGCCTGGGCCTCTTCATCGCCAAGACGCTGCTCGAGCGCGGCGGGGCGGCGATCGAATTCTCGAATCTGCCCGCGCCTGCAAGCGGGGCCTCGATCAGGATCAGCTGGTCAAGAGCTGTGTTCGAGGCCGGCCTGCGTCCGCAAGGGGCTACAAACCCGGGCGCTTCGGCCCTACATAGGGCTGGCTGA
- a CDS encoding polyhydroxyalkanoate depolymerase: MSFAYHAFEAVHMMVGPARGLSDAMQLAFKNPANPLSYTPFGRTIAASCELFERSTRRYGKPTFGLAETTMNGVKVAVEERTVWERPFCKLIHFDRKIEGRRKPQPKVLLVAPMSGHYATLLRGTVEAFLPGHEVYITDWVDARHVPLSAGRFDLDDYIDYVIAMLQMLGSDTHVMAVCQPSVPVLAAIARMEAENDPSAPRSMTLMGGPIDTRRSPTEVNKLAMDRGIDWFRNNCITTVPFPNQGFFRAVYPGFLQLSGFMAMNLDRHVTAHYDMFKHLVRGDGDSAEKHRDFYDEYMAVMDLTAEFYLQTVETVFVEHALPKGTMMHRDKPVDLKAIRRVALMTVEGENDDISGVGQTQAAHDLCANIPADKRVHYLQKGVGHYGVFNGSRFRSEIAPRISDFMVSLDMEVAKSRRDASAVEARKALKIAS; this comes from the coding sequence ATGTCGTTTGCCTACCATGCCTTCGAAGCTGTGCACATGATGGTGGGGCCCGCGCGCGGCCTCTCCGACGCGATGCAGCTCGCTTTCAAGAACCCGGCCAATCCGCTGAGCTACACGCCGTTTGGCCGCACCATCGCCGCCTCCTGCGAATTGTTCGAGCGCAGCACGCGCCGCTATGGCAAGCCGACCTTTGGCTTGGCCGAGACCACGATGAACGGCGTCAAGGTCGCTGTCGAGGAGCGCACCGTCTGGGAACGGCCCTTCTGCAAGCTGATCCATTTCGACCGCAAGATCGAAGGCCGCCGCAAGCCGCAGCCCAAGGTGCTGCTGGTCGCGCCGATGTCGGGCCACTACGCCACGCTGCTGCGCGGCACGGTCGAGGCCTTCCTGCCCGGCCATGAGGTCTACATCACCGATTGGGTCGATGCTCGCCATGTGCCGCTCTCGGCCGGCCGCTTCGATCTCGACGACTATATCGACTACGTCATCGCCATGTTGCAGATGCTCGGCTCCGACACCCATGTCATGGCCGTCTGCCAGCCTTCCGTGCCGGTGCTCGCCGCGATCGCTCGCATGGAAGCGGAGAACGACCCTTCCGCTCCGCGCTCGATGACGCTGATGGGCGGTCCGATCGATACGCGTCGCTCGCCGACCGAGGTCAACAAGCTTGCGATGGATCGCGGCATCGACTGGTTCCGCAACAACTGCATCACCACCGTGCCCTTCCCGAACCAGGGTTTCTTCCGCGCCGTCTATCCCGGCTTCCTGCAGCTCTCGGGCTTCATGGCGATGAATCTCGACCGGCACGTCACTGCCCATTACGACATGTTCAAGCATCTGGTTCGGGGCGATGGCGATTCCGCCGAGAAGCATCGTGACTTCTACGATGAGTACATGGCGGTGATGGACCTGACCGCCGAGTTCTATCTCCAGACCGTCGAGACCGTCTTCGTCGAGCATGCCTTGCCCAAGGGCACGATGATGCATCGTGACAAGCCGGTCGATCTCAAGGCCATCCGCCGCGTCGCGCTGATGACGGTCGAGGGCGAGAACGACGACATCTCCGGCGTCGGCCAGACCCAGGCCGCCCATGATCTCTGCGCCAATATCCCGGCCGACAAGCGCGTCCATTACCTCCAGAAGGGCGTCGGTCATTACGGCGTCTTCAACGGCTCGCGCTTCCGTTCCGAGATCGCCCCGCGCATCTCGGACTTCATGGTCAGCCTCGACATGGAGGTGGCCAAGAGCCGGCGCGATGCGAGCGCGGTCGAGGCCCGCAAGGCGCTGAAGATCGCGAGCTGA
- a CDS encoding LysR family transcriptional regulator, producing MPRPDINRSGEMEVFARVVELGGFSPAARSLRMTPSAVSKLMARLEARLGVRLIIRSTRKLQLTEEGATFHAGALRVLADLDEAERSVAACQIPRGRLRVNSNVPFGRLYLLPLAPRFMAAHPGVQLDITITDQVIDLMDERADVAIRVGPMRPSQLVARKLGAAAMAIVASPDYLTRRPVPRSIADLAQHDLITFNFARHCDEWPFCLDGKRLFVPAHGRVTVGDGESARQLALNGQGLARLSLFHIGHDIVAGRLVPVLEDFNPGDAEEINAVYVGHGGRLPARVRAFIDFLVETVDLTAPPVTAEPSPA from the coding sequence ATGCCGCGGCCGGACATCAACCGCTCCGGCGAGATGGAGGTGTTCGCGCGGGTCGTCGAGCTCGGCGGCTTCTCGCCGGCGGCGCGCTCCCTGCGGATGACGCCCTCGGCGGTGAGCAAGCTGATGGCGCGGCTCGAGGCGCGGCTCGGCGTGCGCCTGATCATCCGCTCGACCCGCAAGCTCCAGCTCACCGAGGAGGGCGCGACGTTTCACGCCGGCGCGTTGCGCGTACTGGCCGATCTCGACGAGGCCGAACGCTCGGTCGCCGCCTGCCAGATTCCGCGCGGACGGTTGCGGGTGAATTCGAACGTGCCCTTCGGCCGGCTTTATCTGCTGCCGCTCGCACCGCGCTTCATGGCCGCCCATCCCGGCGTGCAGCTCGACATCACCATCACCGACCAGGTCATCGACCTGATGGACGAGCGCGCCGATGTCGCGATCCGGGTCGGGCCGATGCGCCCCTCGCAGCTCGTGGCGCGCAAGCTCGGCGCAGCCGCGATGGCGATCGTCGCCTCGCCCGATTATCTCACCCGCCGTCCGGTGCCCCGAAGCATCGCCGACCTCGCGCAGCACGACCTGATCACCTTCAATTTCGCCCGCCATTGCGACGAATGGCCGTTCTGTCTCGACGGCAAACGCCTCTTCGTCCCGGCCCATGGCCGCGTCACGGTCGGCGACGGCGAAAGCGCGCGGCAGCTCGCTTTGAACGGGCAGGGGCTGGCGCGGCTCTCGCTCTTCCATATCGGCCACGACATCGTGGCCGGCCGCCTTGTGCCGGTGCTGGAGGATTTCAATCCCGGCGATGCCGAGGAGATCAACGCGGTCTATGTCGGCCATGGCGGCCGCTTGCCGGCCCGCGTGCGCGCCTTCATCGACTTCCTGGTCGAAACGGTAGACCTGACGGCACCGCCGGTGACGGCCGAACCGAGCCCTGCCTAA
- a CDS encoding MFS transporter, which produces MPVALYALTVGAFGIGVTEFVIMGLLLQVSGDLAISIPTAGLLMTGYALGVFVGAPILTIATRGLPRKTTLLVLMAIFTLGNLACALSPSFGWLMAARIVTALAHGTFFGVGSVVATGLVAPERKASAIAVMFTGLTLATLLGVPFGSWLGLAYGWRATFWAVTAIGILAFVILALFVPKARETASLAPLSEEFAVLARPQVQLGLLITVLGFGGVFAVFTYIQPLLVELSGYSQEAVSPILLVFGAGLVVGNLLGGRWADRSLQPALIGTLLLLTLVMVAAGFAFQSKVGAVVAAFALGAAAFATVAPLQMRVLQQAGGAGQGLASSLNIAAFNLGNAFGAWLGGFVISHGPGLAGIAPIAALVPLAALGLAAWSLAIERRSARIATI; this is translated from the coding sequence ATGCCCGTCGCACTCTATGCCCTCACCGTCGGCGCCTTCGGTATCGGCGTCACCGAATTCGTCATCATGGGTCTGCTGCTGCAGGTCTCGGGTGATCTCGCCATTTCGATCCCGACCGCCGGTCTGCTGATGACCGGCTATGCGCTCGGTGTCTTCGTCGGCGCGCCGATCCTGACGATCGCGACCCGCGGGCTGCCGCGCAAGACGACCCTGCTCGTCCTGATGGCGATCTTCACCCTCGGCAATCTCGCCTGCGCGCTCAGCCCCAGCTTCGGCTGGCTGATGGCCGCGCGCATCGTCACGGCGTTGGCGCATGGTACCTTCTTCGGCGTCGGCTCGGTCGTCGCGACCGGGCTTGTCGCGCCGGAGCGCAAGGCCTCGGCCATCGCCGTGATGTTCACGGGGTTGACGCTGGCGACCTTGCTCGGCGTGCCCTTCGGCTCCTGGCTCGGCCTGGCCTATGGCTGGCGCGCGACCTTCTGGGCGGTGACCGCGATCGGCATCCTGGCTTTCGTCATCCTGGCGCTATTCGTGCCCAAGGCGCGCGAGACCGCGTCGCTGGCACCGCTCTCGGAAGAGTTTGCGGTGCTGGCCCGGCCGCAGGTCCAGCTCGGCCTGCTGATCACCGTGCTCGGCTTCGGCGGGGTCTTCGCGGTCTTCACCTATATCCAGCCGCTGCTGGTCGAACTCTCCGGCTACAGCCAGGAGGCGGTCTCGCCGATCCTGCTGGTCTTCGGCGCCGGTCTCGTCGTCGGCAATCTGCTCGGTGGCCGCTGGGCCGATCGCAGCCTCCAGCCGGCCCTGATCGGCACGCTGCTGTTGCTGACGCTGGTGATGGTCGCAGCCGGCTTCGCCTTCCAAAGCAAGGTCGGCGCTGTCGTCGCGGCCTTTGCGCTGGGAGCTGCCGCCTTCGCCACGGTCGCGCCGCTGCAGATGCGGGTGCTGCAGCAGGCCGGCGGTGCGGGCCAGGGGCTGGCGTCGAGCCTCAATATCGCCGCCTTCAACCTCGGCAATGCCTTCGGCGCCTGGCTCGGCGGCTTCGTCATCAGCCATGGTCCGGGCCTTGCCGGCATCGCTCCGATCGCCGCCCTGGTGCCGCTGGCGGCGCTTGGCCTCGCCGCCTGGAGCCTCGCGATCGAGCGGCGCAGCGCCCGCATCGCCACCATCTGA